GAGATGCCGAGCATGATCAGTGGACCCATGAACATGCCGGCACCGATCGAGGCCAGGAACTGGCTGGCGTAGAAGTCGTGCGGCCGGTCCAGGCTGGTGCGGTGCTGGTCGAAGAACGCGGCGGCGCCCAGCAGCAGGATCGCCATCAGCAGCTGGGCGATCAGCCGTTTCGGGCCGAAGGTCAGCGAAGCGCCGGCGATGCCGACGATCACCCCGGCCAGGATCACCACGAACAGCGGCCGCATCTGGTCAGGTCCCATGCCCAGCGTGCGCATCAGGTTGACCACGCCGTAGGACTGCTCGGTGGTGAGGAAGCGGATCAGGAACGCGCCGACGATGAAGTGCAGGACCGGCAGTGTCGACAGCCAACGGATCTGCAGCAGCGGATTGCGCCGGTAGTGTTCGATGATCAGTGCGACGGTGGTCAGCGCGATGGAGGCGATCAGCGCCCAGCCCAGCCACGGGGTGTTGAGCCACCAGCGCGTATAGCCCTGCGCCAGCACGATCACCAGCAGCGCGACCGCCGGCGCAAGCAGGGCGAAGGTGAGGAAGTCCAATGGCTCGAAGGCCTTCACCTGGATACCCGGCGGCAGCTTCAGCAGCACCACCGCCGCGAACGCGCACAGGGCCAGGCCGGCTTCGAACGAGTACAGCTGGTGCCACTGGCCGGTATCGACCAGGCCCGGCGATACGATCCAGGCAATCGGCACCGCCAGCTGCGAGAGGCCGACACCGATCACCAGCAGGTTGCCGGTGAACCGCCGTGGCAGCGCCTGCAGCATGTACAGCGTGCCCAGCGTCGAACAGGCCGCGCCAGCGAAGCCGCTGGCAGCACGGGTCAGCATCGTGGTCTCGAAGCTGCCGACGAACAGGTGCAGCACCGCCAGCGCTGCGTACAGGCCCAGTCCGATCTCCGCGAACAGGCGGATGCCGTACTGCTGGCGGAACTTGAAGGCCAGCAGGTTGGCGGTGACATTCACCATCGCATAGGCGGCCACCAGCCAGCTGCCCTGGGTCGGAGTAAGTGCCAGCTGGCCCTGCAGGAACGGCAGGTTGGCGGTGACCAGCGCATTGCCGAGGCCGCCGGTGATCGCCACCAGCAGCGACACCAGGGCATAGGCCACGCGTCGATAGGGCGGATGCCAGGGCATCGATGCCGAACCGGGCATGGTCGGCTTTTCGTGCTCCTCCCAATCCGGAACCGGCTTCAGATACGGCTGGACCATCAGCGCGCCTCGCTGGTTGCTCCCTGGAGACCCCCGCGCAGCAGCTGCAGGGCGCGCCCGGCCAGGTGGGCGCGCTCGTCGCGGGTCTTGCCGCGCAGGGCCGCGCCCAGCATGCCCGAGATCAGTGAAATATCCGTCTTCTCCAGGTCGGCACGGCACAGGCCGGCGGCCTTGGCGCGCTCGATCGGTGCTTCCAGCAGATCGCGTACGGTCTCGCGCGCGGTGCGCATGGCCGGAACATCGGAGTCGACCGCACGCCAGTAGTCGGCCAGCGCCGGCGAATCGATGATGCGCTGGGCCATGCCGTCGAACACCTCGAACAGGGCGTCGTCGCGGTCGCCGAGCTGTTCGACCTGGCGCCGGATGCGGTCGACCGTACGCTGCAGCAGCGCCTGGATCAGCGCGGTGCGGTCGGGGAAGTTGCGGTACAGGGTGGCGCGGCCCACCTGGGCGCGTTCGACCACCAGGTCCAGCGGGGCGGTGACGCCATGTTGGCCGAAGACATGATCGGCGGCGTCGAGGATGAGGGCACGGCGGGCAGCAGCATCGGCACGTTGGGCAGTCATGGAATTATTTTCGGACAAAAGTGTCCGTTTGGCGAGACATTGAGTGACGGGATTGTCCGCTTGTTGTCGTACGCACATCTTTGTGACGGGTGTGTGAGCGAGGGTGCTGCGACTTGTCCCACGCACAAAAGAACGGGGGGCCAGATGGCCCCCCGGGAGAGAGAACGGTGTTCATGCTGCGACCCCGCCACGTGTGGAAGGGCGGGGGTCACAGAGCCCTTTCCTGCGGAAAGGGATCCGCCCCCCCGTTACAGCCGATCAGAAGAACGCGCGGATGCCGAATGCGACGCCGCGGCCCGGCAGCGGCGAGTAGTCGCGCAGCAGCGAGGTATGCGGGCGCACTTCGCGGTTGGTCAGGTTGCTGCCATCCAGGAACACCTCGTAGCTGTTGCTGGCGTTGCGATCCCAGCGGTAGGCCAGGTGCGCGTCGACCAGGGTGTAGCCGTCGCTCGGTGCTTCGTTCTGGGCGACGTCCTTCTGGCGGCTGTAACGCACCGCACCGACCGAGGCGCGCCAGCCGTCCTTCGACCAGCGCAGGTCGGCGCCGACGCGGGCCGGAGCGATGCGCGGCAGGTAGCCGGTGTTGGCCAATTCCACCGAGTAGTTGTGGTTGTGGTCGCCATGCGGCACGGCGATGTCCAGGTTGCGGCTGCCGCTGCCATCCAGCTTGGCCTTCACGTAGTCGCCGAACAGGCGCAGATCCCAGTCACCGGCGCCGCCCTCGAACAGGTGCACCAGCGCTTCGGCCTCGGCACCGCGGAACACCGCGTCCTGCTGGGTCCAGGCGCGCACCGGCAGCCCCTCGGTAACGCCGGTGTCGGCCAGGTAGATGAAGTCCTTGAACTTCGTCTGGTAGACCGACGCCGAGAAGTCCAGGCGTTCGCTGTGGGTGTGGATGCCGAGCTCGATGCGCTGGCCGCGCTCGGTCTTCAGGTTGGCGTCGCCGATTTCCAGCGAGCGGGTGGCGATGTGCGCGCCGGCGGCATACAGCTCTTCGTTGGTCGGTGCACGCTCGGAGCTGTCCACGCCGATGCGTAGGTCAACGGCATCGTTGAGCTTCCAGATGCCGGCCGCAGACAGGTTGGTGGCACCGAACGTGCGGCGGCGGTAGTCACCGGTCGGGTCCAGCTTGACCTGGTCGTGGCGGCCGCCCAGTTCCAGCTTGAACGGGCCGAACTGCTTTTCCTGCAGCACGAACAAGCCGATGTTCTTCGTGCCGGTATCCGGTACGAACGCCTCCTCGCCCTTGGCGCCGAAATCACTGTTGCCGAACTGCAGGCCGAAGGCGCCGTCCCAGCCGCCGATCTGCTGCTGCACGGCTTCCAGGCGCGCTTCGATGCCGCGGTTGGTGAAGCGGGTCGACGGCGTGCCGGCCTCCAGCTCCACGTGCTCGTAGTCGGTGTAGGCCACGCGTGCGTTGATGTTCTTCAGGAACGAGACCGGGTTGTAGATGCCGGCCTTGGTCTCGAAGCGGTTCTGCACCATGTCGATGCGCACGTCATGCTCGTCGCCGCCTTCCTCTTCATCACCATGGTCGTGACCGTGGTCATGGCCATGATCATCACCGTCAGCGTGCACGTGCGCGCCATTGGGAATGCCATAGTTGGTGCGGTAGGTGCTGGCCGACACACCGAAGTAGCCGCCGTCGCCCAGCCACGTTGCGCCGACGCCACCGGCGCGGGTGCGGATCGAACTGTTGTCGAGGCGGCCGCGGCGCGGCTCTTCGCCTTCCTCGCCCGCGTGGTCATGGTCGTGGTCGTCGTGATGGTCTTCAAGGCTGTCGATCACCGCGTAACCGGGAATGCGGTAGTCGTCGCCGTTGCGGACCAGGCCATCCACATGCAGCACGACGTTGCCGCTGACGCCGTCGAGGCGGAACATGCCGCTGCGTTCATTGTTCACCGAATTGCCACGCAGCTCGGCGCGGCCGCTGAGCGGGCGCTCCGGCAGTTCGCGCGCGATGCGGCCGTCGACCACGTTGACCGCACCACCGATGGCGCCGCTGCCGAACAGCAGCGTCGCCGGCCCCTTCAGCACTTCGATCTGGTCGGCCAGGAACGGCTCGATGCTGGTGGCGTGGTCGGCACTGACCGTGGAGGCGTCCATGTTGCCCATGCCGTTGGACAGCACGGCCACGCGCGGGCCTTCCTGGCCGCGGATGATCGGGCGGCCGACGCCGGGGCCGAAGAAGGTGCTCTGCACGCCGGGCAGCTTGGCCACCGTATCGCCGAGGGTGCCGGCCTTCTGCTCGTCCAGGCGCTCACCGGCCAGCACGTCCACCGGGCGCGCCAGGGATTCGGCATCGCCCTGCAGCGGCGACGCGGTGACCTGCACCGACGACAGTTCGGTCAGGTGGCGGTCACGATGGGAGGTGTCCTGGCCGGCTGCAAAGGCGACGGACGGCAACAGGGCGGCGAGGGCCAGGGCCAGGGAATGCGGCTTGAGCCGTGGGGTGTGGGCGGGCATGGACGGGTCCTTTGTTACAATGTATCAATCACGGGGCGCACGAATCCCGTCGATGGGACAGGGGGAGGGAAACCGTGCGGGTCGGAGAGGGATGTTATATTATTCCATAACGATTCGCCGACCCTGCTGGAAGTCATGTCCCTGTCCTCACGCCTGCGCCACCTGCTCGACCGTTTCGGTGCCACTGGTTCGATGCTGTGCGCGGTGCATTGCGCGGTGATTCCCGTGCTGCTGGCGGCGGCGCCGTCGTTGGGGCTGTCGTTCTGGCTGAGCGACGGGGTTGAACAGGCGCTGGTGGTGTTCGTGACCCTGCTCGGGCTGTTCAGCCTGGTCTGGGGCTATCGCCGCCACGGTGCGCTGCGCGCGCTGGGCTTCCTGATTCCCGGCCTGGTCGCGCTGTGGGCAGGCGTGCTGTACGACCCGCTGCACCACAATGCAGTGCCGCACGCGGTGGTGATGACCATCGGCGGCCTGCTGGTGGGTGTTGCGCACCTGGTCAACCTGCGCCTCAACCACGGCCACGTGCACGACGCCAGCTGCGCGCACTAGGCGCTCCGTGATAGGCTTTCCGATCGTGCGCGGGGGCGTCCAGCAAGGCGGCCCCGCCGAACCCGTGTCAGTACGGGGTAACCAGATTTCACACTTGAGGAGTTGAAGACATGGGTAAGGGTGACCGCAAGACCGCCAAGGGCAAGCGCTACAACGCCAGCTACGGCAACGCCCGTTCGCACACCGCGAGCAAGGTCGCCGTAGGCGCCGCCGCCCCGGTTGCCAAGAAGACCGTGGCCAAGGCTCCGGCGAAGAAGGCTGTGGCGAAGAAGGCCGTCGCCAAGGCCTGATCCGGCCGACCGACCGGTCCAAAGAAAACGCGGCGCCTGGCGCCGCGTTTTTTTATGCCTGTCCGCAGGCCGGCGTACGCTGTTGTAGAGCCGAGCCCGTGCCCGGCTCTACAACCCGATCAGCGCAGCGCCTTCTGCAACGTCTCCGCATTGCCGTCGTTCGGCGCGGCCGGCACCTGAAGCAGCTGGGCCAGCAATGGGTAGACATCCACGTTGTCGAAACCATCGATCACCAGGCCCTGGCGGAACGACGGGCCACTGGCCACGAACACCGCGCGCATGGAGGGCAGGGCGTTGTCGTAGCCATGCGAACCACGGTCCTGCTTTGAGCGCTTGGCGATCTTCTCGCGATGCAGCGCGTCCCAGCCTTCATCCATCGCGCAGACGATGGCCGGAACCCGCGGATGCGTACCGTAGTGCCAACGCGCCGGCAGGTTCTCCTTCTTCCAGCACTCGTAGTGCGCATGGCGGCCGAGCAGTGCACGCTCGGCCTCGGCTTCGCGGCCCGCGACCGGCGCGAAGCCCACCGACTGGCCCTGGCTGACATTGCGCGCGATGGCCGGATCGGCCATCGATTCGGTGGCGATCACGTGGCCGTCGGCGACGCTGGCCATGCCATGGTCGGACACC
The sequence above is a segment of the Stenotrophomonas maltophilia genome. Coding sequences within it:
- a CDS encoding MFS transporter, which gives rise to MVQPYLKPVPDWEEHEKPTMPGSASMPWHPPYRRVAYALVSLLVAITGGLGNALVTANLPFLQGQLALTPTQGSWLVAAYAMVNVTANLLAFKFRQQYGIRLFAEIGLGLYAALAVLHLFVGSFETTMLTRAASGFAGAACSTLGTLYMLQALPRRFTGNLLVIGVGLSQLAVPIAWIVSPGLVDTGQWHQLYSFEAGLALCAFAAVVLLKLPPGIQVKAFEPLDFLTFALLAPAVALLVIVLAQGYTRWWLNTPWLGWALIASIALTTVALIIEHYRRNPLLQIRWLSTLPVLHFIVGAFLIRFLTTEQSYGVVNLMRTLGMGPDQMRPLFVVILAGVIVGIAGASLTFGPKRLIAQLLMAILLLGAAAFFDQHRTSLDRPHDFYASQFLASIGAGMFMGPLIMLGISAALKQGVDHMITFLVTLSITQTLGGLAGSAVLGTFQLHREQLYSSALTSQLDPADPVVAQRLRLQQQLYSAQITDPVLRSAQGSAQLAQTARREANVRGFNDVFTLSGWLAIGFLCWLLLLSLRTAVLKQWRKRQPTLSAAATPAAPR
- a CDS encoding TetR/AcrR family transcriptional regulator codes for the protein MTAQRADAAARRALILDAADHVFGQHGVTAPLDLVVERAQVGRATLYRNFPDRTALIQALLQRTVDRIRRQVEQLGDRDDALFEVFDGMAQRIIDSPALADYWRAVDSDVPAMRTARETVRDLLEAPIERAKAAGLCRADLEKTDISLISGMLGAALRGKTRDERAHLAGRALQLLRGGLQGATSEAR
- a CDS encoding TonB-dependent receptor; protein product: MPAHTPRLKPHSLALALAALLPSVAFAAGQDTSHRDRHLTELSSVQVTASPLQGDAESLARPVDVLAGERLDEQKAGTLGDTVAKLPGVQSTFFGPGVGRPIIRGQEGPRVAVLSNGMGNMDASTVSADHATSIEPFLADQIEVLKGPATLLFGSGAIGGAVNVVDGRIARELPERPLSGRAELRGNSVNNERSGMFRLDGVSGNVVLHVDGLVRNGDDYRIPGYAVIDSLEDHHDDHDHDHAGEEGEEPRRGRLDNSSIRTRAGGVGATWLGDGGYFGVSASTYRTNYGIPNGAHVHADGDDHGHDHGHDHGDEEEGGDEHDVRIDMVQNRFETKAGIYNPVSFLKNINARVAYTDYEHVELEAGTPSTRFTNRGIEARLEAVQQQIGGWDGAFGLQFGNSDFGAKGEEAFVPDTGTKNIGLFVLQEKQFGPFKLELGGRHDQVKLDPTGDYRRRTFGATNLSAAGIWKLNDAVDLRIGVDSSERAPTNEELYAAGAHIATRSLEIGDANLKTERGQRIELGIHTHSERLDFSASVYQTKFKDFIYLADTGVTEGLPVRAWTQQDAVFRGAEAEALVHLFEGGAGDWDLRLFGDYVKAKLDGSGSRNLDIAVPHGDHNHNYSVELANTGYLPRIAPARVGADLRWSKDGWRASVGAVRYSRQKDVAQNEAPSDGYTLVDAHLAYRWDRNASNSYEVFLDGSNLTNREVRPHTSLLRDYSPLPGRGVAFGIRAFF
- a CDS encoding MerC domain-containing protein produces the protein MSLSSRLRHLLDRFGATGSMLCAVHCAVIPVLLAAAPSLGLSFWLSDGVEQALVVFVTLLGLFSLVWGYRRHGALRALGFLIPGLVALWAGVLYDPLHHNAVPHAVVMTIGGLLVGVAHLVNLRLNHGHVHDASCAH
- a CDS encoding 30S ribosomal protein THX gives rise to the protein MGKGDRKTAKGKRYNASYGNARSHTASKVAVGAAAPVAKKTVAKAPAKKAVAKKAVAKA